In the genome of Epinephelus lanceolatus isolate andai-2023 chromosome 18, ASM4190304v1, whole genome shotgun sequence, one region contains:
- the LOC117268682 gene encoding uncharacterized protein LOC117268682 isoform X2: METSDFVQNKLIEWGFSEFVQKFEDEGIDKETFLSLGDSAGINALIPKVGPRVKFKKRLKEYLQWNSMETCDFVRDKLTEWNLSELIQRFEDEGIDKDTFLCLEESGTLNDLIPKTGPRVKFRKRLKEYLEDPTIFPWHFESTSTSDTDRDNEMSGEPMPNSTSSTGLLAVILFILRHHLTTAVADLMALLNFLCPNLAVASKYPSDKTPVLSIVFYCPRCQNYMGKNPDDTSCLKCGTMFNKKSSTKNGDFFLFASLKDLLKNILKNHGTELLPKTVNQGDGIKDVMDGRMYQNLLKQGTLAADDLTLSWNCDGVPIYNSDTYSLWPLQFTINEFPYTQRKENVIVAGLWFGKGNPEMNTFLKPFVDECSDLAQNPFQWSDSNDTVHFSKVFSLVCSSDAVARPLLRNCKRFNGEYGCDWCLHPGMMVKKGSGSMRSYPYDEEKQEARSDKMFKDNAMQAGESDPKNGVKGFSLLSKLPLFDIVFGFVPEYLHSVLLGVSKQLVFLWLDPVNSMKPWYVGQQIAQIDSRLLSLKSALGKKNRSPRPLKCRDTWKASEWRAFLLFYAISVLPGILQPTFLEHYFYLSFSVHILLQESISQHDLQVAHESLVRFVKDMKVLYGEENVSFNCHQLIHLRESVMNWGLLWATSAFSFERNNGYLREVLNGIGNDPQQICQGFLFWQLIPRHLSSLVFSRQSDFGELLAKLTPVKDGNGSDKPLGKSRHLDLTGSIKLPIEELLKRPVLVRSVEAYDSYSNGHTVYQSTNGNQSDKTDCVIKLKNGCYGEIRLILLIKENCVCTSNCLCQARPIIVVHLYDIKPDTIFSDMHPNNASKTIFVRVERTGQQKAFFLEDIRCKCEYVDGWLVPVPNTYERY; this comes from the exons ATGGAGACATCTGATTTTGTCCAGAACAAATTAATTGAGTGGGGCTTCAGtgagtttgtgcagaaatttgAAG ATGAAGGTATTGACAAGGAGACTTTCCTAAGTCTTGGAGATTCAGCAGGGATCAATGCCTTGATTCCTAAAGTTGGACCAAGAGTAAAATTCAAAAAGAGACTCAAAGAATACTTACAG TGGAATTCCATGGAGACGTGTGATTTTGTCCGGGATAAATTAACTGAATGGAATCTCAGTGAGCTGATTCAGAGATTTGAAG aTGAAGGCATTGACAAGGACACTTTCCTATGTCTTGAGGAGTCAGGCACCTTGAATGACTTGATTCCTAAAACTGGACCAAGAGTAAAATTCAGAAAGAGACTCAAAGAATACTTAGAG GACCCAACTATTTTTCCATGGCACTTTGAGTCTACTTCAACATCTGACACAGATCGTGACAATGAAATG AGTGGAGAGCCAATGCCCAACAGTACCTCGAGCACAGGCCTACTTGCTGTGATTCTCTTCATTTTGCGTCACCATCTAACTACAGCAGTGGCTGACTTAATGGCTCTACTGAATTTTCTCTGCCCTAACCTGGCTGTTGCATCTAAGTATCCGTCTGATAAGACTCCTGTCTTGTCTATTGTATTTTACTGCCCTCGCTGTCAAAACTACATGGGAAAAAATCCTGATGATACTTCTTGTTTGAAATGTGGTACAATGTTCAACAAAAAAAGCAGCACTAAAAATGGAGACTTCTTTTTGTTTGCATCACTGAAAGACCTTCTGAAAAACATACTCAAGAACCATGGCACTGAGTTGTTACCAAAAACAGTCAACCAGGGGGATGGCATTAAAGATGTGATGGATGGGAGGATGTACCAGAATCTGCTTAAACAAGGAACATTGGCTGCTGATGACCTTACACTGTCATGGAATTGTGATGGCGTACCAATATATAACTCAGACACATACTCGCTTTGGCCCCTTCAGTTTACTATCAATGAATTTCCttacacacaaagaaaagaaaatgtgataGTTGCAGGACTTTGGTTTGGCAAAGGAAATCCTGAGATGAACACATTTCTAAAGCCTTTTGTTGATGAATGTTCTGACTTAGCCCAAAATCCCTTCCAGTGGAGCGACAGCAATGATACAGTTCACTTCTCAAAAGTCTTCTCCTTGGTTTGCTCCTCTGATGCCGTTGCGAGGCCACTCCTCCGGAATTGCAAACGATTCAACGGTGAATATGGTTGTGACTGGTGCTTGCACCCTGGCATGATGGTCAAAAAAGGCAGTGGGTCCATGAGGTCCTACCCATATGATGAAGAGAAACAAGAGGCAAGGtcagacaaaatgtttaaagATAATGCAATGCAGGCTGGAGAATCTGACCCAAAAAATGGGGTAAAAGGCTTTTCCTTGCTTTCCAAACTTCCCTTGTTTGACATTGTTTTTGGATTTGTTCCTGAGTACTTGCATTCGGTTCTGCTTGGTGTGTCCAAGCAACTTGTGTTCCTGTGGTTGGACCCAGTCAACTCGATGAAACCCTGGTATGTAGGTCAACAGATTGCACAAATTGACTCCCGACTTCTCAGTCTAAAATCAGCATTgggtaaaaaaaacagatcTCCGCGTCCACTGAAGTGTAGGGACACATGGAAAGCATCAGAGTGGCGAGCGTTCCTTTTATTTTATGCGATTAGTGTCCTGCCAGGTATCCTGCAGCCTACATTTCTggaacattatttttatttgtctttcagCGTTCACATTCTCCTACAAGAATCAATATCTCAACATGACCTTCAGGTGGCCCATGAATCTTTGGTACGCTTTGTAAAAGACATGAAGGTCCTTTACGGTGAGGAAAATGTGTCTTTCAACTGCCATCAGTTAATCCACCTCAGAGAAAGTGTGATGAACTGGGGGCTGCTCTGGGCAACATCAGCATTtagttttgagagaaacaatgGATATTTGAGGGAAGTGCTCAATGGCATAGGTAATGACCCTCAACAAATTTGCCAGGGGTTTCTCTTTTGGCAGCTCATACCCAGACACCTTAGTTCTTTAGTTTTTAGCCGACAATCAGATTTTGGTGAGTTATTAGCCAAGCTCACACCTGTAAAAGATGGCAATGGCTCTGACAAACCGCTTGGAAAATCACGCCATCTGGATCTCACAGGATCCATAAAACTACCAATAGAAGAGCTCTTAAAACGGCCAGTTCTTGTCAGATCGGTAGAAGCTTATGACAGCTACAGTAATGGACACACTGTTTATCAATCGACAAACGGTAACCAGTCAGACAAGACGGACTGTGTTATTAAACTCAAGAACGGCTGCTATGGAGAAATACGCTTGATTTTGCTTATTAAAGAGAACTGTGTGTGCACATCCAACTGTCTGTGCCAGGCTCGTCCAATCATTGTGGTCCACCTGTATGACATCAAACCTGATACTATATTCAGCGACATGCATCCTAACAATGCATCTAAGACTATTTTTGTGAGAGTCGAAAGGACAGGTCAGCAGAAAGCTTTCTTCTTAGAGGACAtcaggtgtaaatgtgagtatGTGGATGGTTGGCTTGTGCCTGTACCAAACACTTATGAGAGATACTAG
- the LOC117268682 gene encoding uncharacterized protein LOC117268682 isoform X1 — protein METSDFVQNKLIEWGFSEFVQKFEDEGIDKETFLSLGDSAGINALIPKVGPRVKFKKRLKEYLQWNSMETCDFVRDKLTEWNLSELIQRFEDEGIDKDTFLCLEESGTLNDLIPKTGPRVKFRKRLKEYLETLKRKLAYTPEMMDTETDTNSDQEDSPELDPTIFPWHFESTSTSDTDRDNEMSGEPMPNSTSSTGLLAVILFILRHHLTTAVADLMALLNFLCPNLAVASKYPSDKTPVLSIVFYCPRCQNYMGKNPDDTSCLKCGTMFNKKSSTKNGDFFLFASLKDLLKNILKNHGTELLPKTVNQGDGIKDVMDGRMYQNLLKQGTLAADDLTLSWNCDGVPIYNSDTYSLWPLQFTINEFPYTQRKENVIVAGLWFGKGNPEMNTFLKPFVDECSDLAQNPFQWSDSNDTVHFSKVFSLVCSSDAVARPLLRNCKRFNGEYGCDWCLHPGMMVKKGSGSMRSYPYDEEKQEARSDKMFKDNAMQAGESDPKNGVKGFSLLSKLPLFDIVFGFVPEYLHSVLLGVSKQLVFLWLDPVNSMKPWYVGQQIAQIDSRLLSLKSALGKKNRSPRPLKCRDTWKASEWRAFLLFYAISVLPGILQPTFLEHYFYLSFSVHILLQESISQHDLQVAHESLVRFVKDMKVLYGEENVSFNCHQLIHLRESVMNWGLLWATSAFSFERNNGYLREVLNGIGNDPQQICQGFLFWQLIPRHLSSLVFSRQSDFGELLAKLTPVKDGNGSDKPLGKSRHLDLTGSIKLPIEELLKRPVLVRSVEAYDSYSNGHTVYQSTNGNQSDKTDCVIKLKNGCYGEIRLILLIKENCVCTSNCLCQARPIIVVHLYDIKPDTIFSDMHPNNASKTIFVRVERTGQQKAFFLEDIRCKCEYVDGWLVPVPNTYERY, from the exons ATGGAGACATCTGATTTTGTCCAGAACAAATTAATTGAGTGGGGCTTCAGtgagtttgtgcagaaatttgAAG ATGAAGGTATTGACAAGGAGACTTTCCTAAGTCTTGGAGATTCAGCAGGGATCAATGCCTTGATTCCTAAAGTTGGACCAAGAGTAAAATTCAAAAAGAGACTCAAAGAATACTTACAG TGGAATTCCATGGAGACGTGTGATTTTGTCCGGGATAAATTAACTGAATGGAATCTCAGTGAGCTGATTCAGAGATTTGAAG aTGAAGGCATTGACAAGGACACTTTCCTATGTCTTGAGGAGTCAGGCACCTTGAATGACTTGATTCCTAAAACTGGACCAAGAGTAAAATTCAGAAAGAGACTCAAAGAATACTTAGAG ACCCTGAAAAGAAAGCTTGCTTATACTCCTGAAATGATGGACACTGAAACTGACACAAATTCAGACCAAGAGGACAGCCCTGAACTG GACCCAACTATTTTTCCATGGCACTTTGAGTCTACTTCAACATCTGACACAGATCGTGACAATGAAATG AGTGGAGAGCCAATGCCCAACAGTACCTCGAGCACAGGCCTACTTGCTGTGATTCTCTTCATTTTGCGTCACCATCTAACTACAGCAGTGGCTGACTTAATGGCTCTACTGAATTTTCTCTGCCCTAACCTGGCTGTTGCATCTAAGTATCCGTCTGATAAGACTCCTGTCTTGTCTATTGTATTTTACTGCCCTCGCTGTCAAAACTACATGGGAAAAAATCCTGATGATACTTCTTGTTTGAAATGTGGTACAATGTTCAACAAAAAAAGCAGCACTAAAAATGGAGACTTCTTTTTGTTTGCATCACTGAAAGACCTTCTGAAAAACATACTCAAGAACCATGGCACTGAGTTGTTACCAAAAACAGTCAACCAGGGGGATGGCATTAAAGATGTGATGGATGGGAGGATGTACCAGAATCTGCTTAAACAAGGAACATTGGCTGCTGATGACCTTACACTGTCATGGAATTGTGATGGCGTACCAATATATAACTCAGACACATACTCGCTTTGGCCCCTTCAGTTTACTATCAATGAATTTCCttacacacaaagaaaagaaaatgtgataGTTGCAGGACTTTGGTTTGGCAAAGGAAATCCTGAGATGAACACATTTCTAAAGCCTTTTGTTGATGAATGTTCTGACTTAGCCCAAAATCCCTTCCAGTGGAGCGACAGCAATGATACAGTTCACTTCTCAAAAGTCTTCTCCTTGGTTTGCTCCTCTGATGCCGTTGCGAGGCCACTCCTCCGGAATTGCAAACGATTCAACGGTGAATATGGTTGTGACTGGTGCTTGCACCCTGGCATGATGGTCAAAAAAGGCAGTGGGTCCATGAGGTCCTACCCATATGATGAAGAGAAACAAGAGGCAAGGtcagacaaaatgtttaaagATAATGCAATGCAGGCTGGAGAATCTGACCCAAAAAATGGGGTAAAAGGCTTTTCCTTGCTTTCCAAACTTCCCTTGTTTGACATTGTTTTTGGATTTGTTCCTGAGTACTTGCATTCGGTTCTGCTTGGTGTGTCCAAGCAACTTGTGTTCCTGTGGTTGGACCCAGTCAACTCGATGAAACCCTGGTATGTAGGTCAACAGATTGCACAAATTGACTCCCGACTTCTCAGTCTAAAATCAGCATTgggtaaaaaaaacagatcTCCGCGTCCACTGAAGTGTAGGGACACATGGAAAGCATCAGAGTGGCGAGCGTTCCTTTTATTTTATGCGATTAGTGTCCTGCCAGGTATCCTGCAGCCTACATTTCTggaacattatttttatttgtctttcagCGTTCACATTCTCCTACAAGAATCAATATCTCAACATGACCTTCAGGTGGCCCATGAATCTTTGGTACGCTTTGTAAAAGACATGAAGGTCCTTTACGGTGAGGAAAATGTGTCTTTCAACTGCCATCAGTTAATCCACCTCAGAGAAAGTGTGATGAACTGGGGGCTGCTCTGGGCAACATCAGCATTtagttttgagagaaacaatgGATATTTGAGGGAAGTGCTCAATGGCATAGGTAATGACCCTCAACAAATTTGCCAGGGGTTTCTCTTTTGGCAGCTCATACCCAGACACCTTAGTTCTTTAGTTTTTAGCCGACAATCAGATTTTGGTGAGTTATTAGCCAAGCTCACACCTGTAAAAGATGGCAATGGCTCTGACAAACCGCTTGGAAAATCACGCCATCTGGATCTCACAGGATCCATAAAACTACCAATAGAAGAGCTCTTAAAACGGCCAGTTCTTGTCAGATCGGTAGAAGCTTATGACAGCTACAGTAATGGACACACTGTTTATCAATCGACAAACGGTAACCAGTCAGACAAGACGGACTGTGTTATTAAACTCAAGAACGGCTGCTATGGAGAAATACGCTTGATTTTGCTTATTAAAGAGAACTGTGTGTGCACATCCAACTGTCTGTGCCAGGCTCGTCCAATCATTGTGGTCCACCTGTATGACATCAAACCTGATACTATATTCAGCGACATGCATCCTAACAATGCATCTAAGACTATTTTTGTGAGAGTCGAAAGGACAGGTCAGCAGAAAGCTTTCTTCTTAGAGGACAtcaggtgtaaatgtgagtatGTGGATGGTTGGCTTGTGCCTGTACCAAACACTTATGAGAGATACTAG
- the LOC144458627 gene encoding uncharacterized protein LOC144458627, with protein MKILILLMCMCYLLPVQPEDIDRYAYCESCLTAAREIEKALKEAPAESRQTVLEKLIIGGVCEKLLSYKHSHVSKDKMTSSCMHLLETHHDQFHVALANKEPKHLDIVMCYEQSTACVGVKRQSFQDSKMTFTGDVVEALLRDNKEHVRIAQPVPSGSPARSKDEL; from the exons ATGAAAATCTTAATTCTTCTAATGTGTATGTGCTACCTTCTTCctgtgcagcctgaagacatAGACCGCT ACGCCTATTGTGAGAGTTGTCTAACAGCAGCACGAG AGATTGAGAAAGCCTTGAAGGAAGCTCCAGCTGAGAGCAGACAGACGGTACTTGAAAAGCTTATCATTGggggtgtgtgtgagaaactGCTGTCCTACAAACATAGCCATGTCTCTAAGGACAAAATGACATCCTCCTGCATGCACCTGCTGG AGACTCATCATGACCAGTTCCACGTGGCTTTGGCGAATAAAGAACCAAAACATCTGGATATAGTCATGTGTTATGAGCAGTCCACGGCATGTGTAGGGGTGAAGCGCCAGTCTTTTCAG GATTCCAAAATGACCTTTACAGGGGACGTCGTTGAAGCTCTACTTCGAGACAACAAGGAGCACGTGCGCATTGCTCAGCCTGTACCTTCAGGTTCACCTGCGCGCTCAAAAGATGAGTTGTGA
- the ccp110 gene encoding centriolar coiled-coil protein of 110 kDa has protein sequence MCGCPEMESYEEFCLRTLAILQEEGKFKKTTCEPLCTLKALSVICFHGRAVLSPLLSAEQRNEMRDHRWKAVQLEVVRQRQQRNNLLARVQDILDQAQADKVPSEDVEKLPVSKPAIVSGYTLVTDSPGLPRDPGFGLQTSDQPAPPCSEIPILNGFKAVEEEMVEGEGKSEEEEEEEEDDMSLDSLLKRSREYVKREQSQQGSKVVQTVTRTPPPETVSDKDNKSCSPMGDTGVEFGFSLHHSPVGPPQTQIQHQTLYSPSPQQSGCLSPSLPDRFARLPSPEFSVSPRAQRRRPRPVSTGNIHISFPIGPADLIPRSPGRSGEGAGMADLGEALSGVLKSPSPRGSVGSESGGGVSMSGSRRSSHCGTSPVQETCSPVSTSGHGKGHHDHLAAGFRRRCHTLDSQLHSYHSGVEHIDRSQERVPRFMAGVTCVAPSWRTPAAPLNQSYEVDNPSTSLLRPRMTPDLAQVTLRMEPDEPQGTNNVRITPTVLRNAAEAQASKTEETQWRAQALEDMQRRLEEEHALQMSLLLAEQEKEQQRLRLELEETERRLKEQGCVRPLSGDACGWNCMSVSDSRPVVSPSCPGLSPAHTPSERSPGHNIGFPSPVSSSVSSPFVQPPVFLWGPTWAVSKPRARLSLVLTAEQQRAFCRIGAIIRGFLTRRLLKTEKVKHLRQTVTDTQDFIRSFQTEAPQKRGPCSAQDRSLQERVKAQLRAALYDIHDVFFEMPLRDRLALLQQDRELRAERKLRDMEKAKNPKERVVLSAATQRSLDRKKRVGESPAQARKMQQKPKSPTTNRVLKPSQGQNSPVQGQLSRQGSWYRKTPEERVRRSDSLKKQHSLG, from the exons ATGTGTGGGTGCCCAGAGATGGAAAGCTACGAGGAGTTCTGTCTGCGGACTTTGGCCAtactgcaggaggaggggaaaTTCAAGAAGACGACATGTGAGCCACTGTGCACCCTGAAGGCTCTCTCTGTCATCTGCTTCCATGGGAGAGCAGTGCTCTCGCCTCTG TTGAGTGCAGAGCAGCGCAATGAGATGCGTGACCACAGATGGAAGGCGGTCCAGCTGGAGGTGGTCAGGCAGAGGCAGCAGAGGAACAACCTTTTGGCGCGGGTTCAGGACATACTGGACCAAGCTCAG GCAGATAAAGTACCAAGTGAAGATGTTGAAAAGCTGCCAGTTTCAAAACCAGCGATTGTCAGTGGCTACACCCTGGTCACTGACTCTCCTGGACTTCCCAGAGACCCTGGATTTGGGCTTCAGACAAGTGATCAGCCTGCTCCTCCGTGCTCTGAGATCCCTATCCTCAATGGCTTCAAGGCAGTAGAAGAAGAGATGGTGGAAGGGGAAGGGAagagtgaggaggaagaggaggaggaggaggatgacatGAGTTTGGACAGCCTCCTTAAAAGATCAAGAGAATATgtgaagagagagcagagtcagcAGGGGTCAAAAGTTGTCCAGACAGTCACCAGGACTCCCCCGCCAGAGACTGTCTCTGACAAGGACAACAAGAGCTGCAGTCCCATGGGGGACACGGGCGTTGAGTTTGGATTCAGTCTGCACCATAGCCCTGTTGGCCCCCCTCAGACCCAAATTCAGCATCAGACTCTGTACAGTCCCAGTCCCCAGCAGTCTggctgcctctcacccagtctACCTGACCGGTTTGCTCGTCTCCCCAGTCCAGAGTTTAGCGTCAGTCCCCGTGCACAGAGGCGCAGACCACGCCCAGTTTCTACAGGGAACATCCACATTTCGTTTCCCATCGGCCCAGCAGATCTTATCCCTCGAAGCCCAGGAAGGTCAGGGGAAGGTGCTGGCATGGCAGATCTGGGAGAAGCTCTCTCAGGGGTCTTGAAGTCCCCCAGTCCTCGGGGCTCTGTGGGGAGTGAAAGTGGTGGTGGTGTTAGCATGAGTGGCAGTCGTCGATCCAGCCACTGTGGCACCAGTCCAGTGCAGGAGACCTGTAGCCCTGTTAGTACCTCAGGGCACGGGAAGGGACACCATGACCATCTGGCTGCAGGATTTCGCCGGCGTTGCCACACCTTGGACAGCCAGCTGCATAGCTACCACTCTGGTGTTGAGCACATAGACCGCAGCCAGGAACGGGTTCCTCGCTTCATGGCAGGAGTTACATGTGTGGCTCCAAGTTGGCGCACCCCTGCAGCCCCCTTAAACCAGTCGTATGAGGTAGATAATCCCTCAACATCTCTGCTGAGGCCCCGCATGACTCCTGACCTGGCCCAGGTCACACTCAGGATGGAGCCTGATGAGCCTCAGGGGACAAACAATGTAAGGATCACACCAACTGTCCTCAGAAATGCAGCTGAGGCACAGGCCAGCAAGACAG AAGAGACCCAGTGGCGAGCACAGGCACTGGAGGACATGCAAAGACGTCTGGAGGAGGAGCACGCCTTGCAGATGTCTCTGCTCCTGGCTGAGCAGGAGAAAGAGCAACAGCGCCTCCGTCTG gagctggaggagacagagagaagactGAAGGAGCAGGGCTGTGTGCGGCCTTTGAGTGGGGATGCTTGTGGGTGGAACTGTATGTCTGTGAGTGACAGCCGTCCTGTTGTGAGCCCGTCCTGCCCGGGACTAAGCCCTGCTCACACACCATCTGAGCGATCACCTGGACACAATATAG GTTTTCCCAGTCCTGTCTCTTCCAGCGTATCATCTCCCTTTGTCCAGCCTCCTGTCTTTCTGTGGGGGCCCACATGGGCAGTTAGCAAACCCCGAGCGAGGCTAAGTCTG GTTctgacagcagagcagcagagagcatTCTGTCGAATTGGCGCCATCATTCGCGGCTTCCTCACTCGCAGACTGTTGAAAACAGAGAAGGTCAAACACCTGCGGCAGACGGTCACG gATACGCAGGATTTCATCCGTTCATTCCAGACTGAGGCTCCACAGAAGAGAGGCCCCTGCTCAGCACAAGATCGATCCCTGCAGGAGAGAGTTAAAGCTCAG TTACGTGCAGCCCTTTACGACATCCATGACGTCTTCTTTGAAATGCCTCTGAGGGATCGATTAGCACTGCTGCAGCAGGACAGGGAGCTCCGAGCAGAGAGGAAGCTACGAGACATG GAGAAAGCCAAGAACCCCAAGGAGAGGGTGGTTCTGTCTGCCGCCACACAGAGGTCTCTGGACAGGAAAAAGAG GGTTGGTGAATCCCCAGCACAGGCTAGAAAGATGCAGCAGAAGCCAAAGAGCCCCACCACCAACAG AGTCCTGAAGCCAAGCCAAGGCCAAAATTCTCCTGTCCAAGGCCAGCTCAGCCGCCAGGG GAGCTGGTACAGAAAGACGccagaggagagagtgaggcGCTCTGACAGCCTGAAGAAGCAGCACTCTCTGGGTTAA